In Acidobacteriota bacterium, a genomic segment contains:
- a CDS encoding OmpA family protein, whose protein sequence is MKSRIFTIASVLLLSVFAGTTPAQTVEVRRVNSDEQWVVVKRHTLAVRYKDNDDTSVNMAGTPLNAQAIGKADVKRKEGRTRVKLKMQGLGHPQALGAYYTTFILWAIAPEGQADNLAELPIKNEFELDVTTAFQTFGLIITAEPHSAVKLPSPVIVAENTLRKGTEGGIEGSRIEYSGDPGTLYIVATQDGPAMSADYNTPLLILGARRSVQIARRAGAHRYAEPELREAEVKLAALEQTWPQRRKDEEKFSGLAHDVMRLGERARELSVERLIQARLEAERRAASNTIADARTEADRSRDQADRARDDAGRAREEAAASQNAASRAERELAEARLRVEQAQTEADRAKANEELARAEAGRARLDADRAKQDKDELQQRLFTSISAILETRREARGLIVNLSDVLFDFNQASLKPGAREKLSKLAGILMAYPGTFHIEIEGHTDAVGSQDYNQKLSEDRAQSVSGYLLSAGIKSDRIMAVRGFGKLRPVTTNDTPEGRQMNRRVEIVIADLDKQPVTDRR, encoded by the coding sequence ATGAAATCAAGAATATTCACAATCGCTAGCGTACTGTTGCTGTCGGTATTTGCAGGTACCACGCCGGCTCAGACCGTCGAAGTTAGGCGCGTAAACTCGGACGAGCAGTGGGTCGTCGTTAAACGCCACACGCTCGCGGTCAGGTACAAAGACAATGACGACACGTCGGTCAACATGGCCGGAACGCCGCTAAATGCTCAGGCGATCGGTAAGGCTGATGTAAAGCGCAAAGAGGGGCGCACCCGGGTCAAACTCAAAATGCAAGGCCTTGGTCATCCGCAGGCGCTCGGAGCTTACTACACGACGTTCATTCTTTGGGCGATTGCTCCCGAAGGACAGGCAGACAATCTGGCGGAATTGCCGATCAAGAATGAATTCGAGCTCGACGTCACTACCGCGTTTCAGACCTTCGGCCTGATCATCACTGCCGAGCCGCATTCTGCGGTCAAGCTGCCCAGTCCGGTCATCGTAGCGGAAAACACTCTTCGAAAAGGTACTGAAGGTGGCATTGAAGGGAGCCGCATAGAATATAGCGGCGATCCAGGCACTCTCTATATCGTAGCGACCCAAGACGGACCCGCAATGAGCGCCGACTACAATACACCGCTGCTGATACTGGGCGCGCGCAGGTCCGTCCAGATCGCCAGGCGCGCAGGCGCTCATCGATATGCGGAGCCGGAATTGAGAGAAGCTGAAGTGAAGCTGGCGGCTCTCGAGCAGACCTGGCCGCAGCGGAGAAAAGACGAAGAAAAATTCAGCGGCCTGGCTCACGATGTGATGCGGCTGGGAGAGCGTGCGCGAGAACTATCGGTCGAGCGCCTCATTCAAGCCAGACTTGAAGCCGAACGTCGCGCTGCAAGCAATACTATCGCTGATGCGCGAACTGAAGCTGACCGCTCAAGGGATCAAGCTGACCGCGCGAGGGATGACGCTGGACGGGCAAGGGAAGAAGCGGCTGCTTCACAGAATGCCGCCAGCCGGGCCGAGCGAGAACTTGCCGAAGCGCGTCTTCGGGTCGAGCAGGCCCAGACCGAAGCCGATCGAGCCAAGGCCAATGAGGAGCTGGCTCGCGCGGAAGCCGGGCGGGCGCGCCTTGACGCTGACCGAGCGAAGCAGGACAAGGACGAACTACAACAGCGGCTCTTCACCTCGATCTCGGCGATTCTGGAAACCAGACGCGAAGCTCGCGGGTTGATCGTCAACCTGTCGGACGTGTTGTTCGATTTCAACCAGGCTTCTCTCAAACCCGGCGCGCGTGAAAAACTCAGCAAGCTGGCTGGAATACTGATGGCTTATCCGGGCACTTTTCACATAGAGATCGAAGGGCACACGGACGCCGTCGGCTCGCAGGACTACAATCAGAAGCTCTCCGAAGACCGCGCTCAGTCGGTTAGTGGTTATCTGTTGAGCGCGGGCATCAAATCTGATCGGATCATGGCGGTGCGCGGCTTCGGCAAACTCAGACCGGTCACAACGAACGACACGCCGGAAGGCCGACAGATGAACAGGCGCGTCGAGATTGTGATTGCCGATCTCGATAAACAGCCGGTGACTGACAGGCGGTAG
- a CDS encoding lysophospholipid acyltransferase family protein: MASGSESASEATAGKTPVKVNRPTLRNVVQMIVFALAIKPFMALFIGLRVRGREHLADSTPFILIANHSSHLDTISLLSLFPLNRLRRIRPVAAADYFERNKFVSLLTKTLFNILPIARKNITPENNPLRRMREAIEAGDSIIIFPEGTRGSGQEMGEFRSGVAHLIEKIPGVPVVPAYLVNMGRSLPKGEFIPVPFFCEIRIGAPRVLQGSRQEITRALEAAVRELARELAKER; the protein is encoded by the coding sequence TTGGCGAGCGGATCCGAATCGGCGAGTGAAGCAACTGCCGGCAAAACACCAGTGAAGGTGAATCGACCGACGCTTCGCAACGTTGTACAGATGATCGTGTTTGCGCTCGCGATCAAGCCTTTCATGGCGCTGTTCATTGGCCTCCGCGTGCGCGGCCGCGAGCATCTTGCCGATTCCACGCCGTTCATTCTCATCGCGAATCATTCCAGCCATCTGGATACCATCTCTCTGCTAAGCCTCTTTCCGCTCAATCGTCTTCGGCGCATTCGGCCTGTAGCCGCGGCCGACTACTTCGAGCGCAATAAATTCGTTTCTCTGTTGACCAAGACGCTGTTCAACATTCTGCCGATTGCCCGAAAGAACATCACGCCCGAGAACAATCCGCTGCGCCGAATGCGCGAAGCGATCGAAGCAGGAGACTCGATAATCATCTTTCCTGAGGGCACCCGAGGTTCGGGTCAGGAAATGGGAGAGTTTCGCTCCGGCGTTGCTCACCTTATTGAAAAGATTCCCGGCGTGCCGGTAGTTCCCGCCTATCTCGTGAATATGGGAAGAAGCCTTCCCAAAGGCGAGTTCATACCGGTACCATTCTTTTGCGAGATTCGGATCGGCGCGCCGCGGGTTCTGCAAGGCAGCCGCCAGGAAATCACCCGAGCACTGGAGGCCGCAGTACGCGAGCTTGCCCGTGAGCTTGCAAAGGAAAGATGA
- a CDS encoding phosphatidate cytidylyltransferase — protein MPTSIKNLSPMLQMGLLVLGVLVAASVAVAVLRRARPVKDFSELSARVRAWWIMAAVFFAAILTSNRISLVFFALLSFWAMKEYVTLLRTRPADHHALVFTFLAIPIQYLWIALDPPWYGMFIIFIPVYMMLALPVRMVLSKETKGFVESASQIHWGMMIFVFGLSHMAYLLTFPSLGDGGANGRTLVLFLVFVVEMSDVLQYIWGKTLGRHKIIPTISPNKTWEGFLGGIASAMVLSLAIRFLTPFSIGETLLVSFFITIAGFCGGAVMSAVKRDFGVKDFGSVIPGHGGMLDRVDSLCYAAPIFFHYVRYFYIK, from the coding sequence ATGCCTACATCGATAAAGAACCTCTCACCGATGTTACAGATGGGACTGCTGGTTCTTGGCGTGCTGGTAGCCGCCTCCGTTGCCGTCGCTGTGCTTCGGCGCGCGCGGCCCGTAAAGGACTTCTCTGAACTCTCCGCGCGGGTCCGAGCCTGGTGGATCATGGCGGCGGTGTTTTTCGCTGCAATACTAACCAGCAATCGCATATCGCTGGTTTTCTTCGCGCTGCTGAGCTTCTGGGCGATGAAGGAATATGTCACGCTTCTCAGAACGCGCCCGGCTGACCATCATGCCCTGGTCTTCACGTTTCTTGCGATACCCATTCAGTATCTGTGGATCGCGCTCGATCCGCCCTGGTACGGAATGTTTATCATCTTCATTCCCGTTTACATGATGCTGGCGCTGCCGGTGCGAATGGTGTTGTCAAAAGAGACAAAAGGCTTCGTAGAATCCGCTTCGCAGATTCACTGGGGAATGATGATATTTGTTTTTGGCTTGAGCCACATGGCATACCTGCTCACCTTTCCTTCTCTGGGCGACGGCGGTGCGAATGGCCGCACCCTGGTCCTGTTTCTGGTATTCGTCGTCGAGATGAGCGACGTTCTTCAATACATCTGGGGCAAGACGCTGGGACGGCACAAGATCATTCCAACCATCAGCCCCAACAAAACCTGGGAAGGTTTCCTCGGCGGTATAGCAAGCGCGATGGTGTTGAGCCTCGCCATTCGATTCCTCACTCCGTTTTCAATCGGAGAGACACTGCTGGTTTCGTTTTTCATCACCATTGCGGGTTTCTGCGGCGGAGCGGTAATGAGCGCAGTCAAGCGAGACTTCGGCGTGAAAGATTTCGGCAGCGTTATACCAGGTCACGGCGGAATGCTGGACCGCGTCGATTCGCTTTGCTACGCCGCGCCTATCTTCTTTCACTACGTTCGTTATTTCTACATCAAATAA
- a CDS encoding CDP-alcohol phosphatidyltransferase family protein → MASVYDLKPKFQALLRPLMRRLPAFGLTPNAVTVIAIVGSIAVGIAVSFGHSRPALLLLLPAWLFVRMALNAIDGMMARELGMSTQLGAVLNELGDAVSDLGLYLPLAFVHEPARWPVVAFSIGAVLTEFSGVLGRALGASRHYEGPMGKSDRAFVVGALGLAAFLFPAIVTAWPWIFAVAALLTAVTCLNRVSQALKELRSREVKDR, encoded by the coding sequence ATGGCGTCCGTTTACGATCTCAAACCAAAATTCCAGGCCTTGCTTAGACCGTTGATGCGCCGTCTCCCGGCCTTTGGCTTGACTCCGAATGCGGTCACAGTCATCGCAATCGTTGGATCCATCGCCGTCGGCATTGCCGTCTCGTTCGGCCACTCTCGGCCAGCGTTGTTGCTCTTGCTGCCGGCATGGCTATTCGTACGCATGGCGCTCAATGCCATCGACGGGATGATGGCTCGAGAGCTCGGTATGTCGACTCAACTAGGCGCGGTGCTCAACGAGCTTGGAGACGCGGTTTCGGATCTCGGGTTGTATTTGCCGCTCGCCTTTGTCCATGAACCGGCGCGATGGCCCGTAGTGGCGTTCTCGATCGGCGCGGTGCTTACCGAGTTCAGCGGCGTCCTTGGCCGCGCGCTCGGGGCGAGCCGTCACTACGAAGGGCCGATGGGAAAAAGCGATCGCGCCTTTGTCGTCGGCGCGTTGGGGCTCGCGGCGTTCTTGTTTCCTGCTATCGTCACCGCGTGGCCCTGGATATTTGCGGTCGCGGCGCTGCTGACGGCGGTCACCTGTTTGAACCGGGTGTCACAAGCGCTCAAGGAGTTGCGCTCGCGCGAAGTGAAAGATCGCTGA